The window GTGTTTAGAGCCAGGACGACGTGGGCGCAGAGGGCGCCCGAAGTCGCCGAGAAGCGCGATAGAGTCACCCCAGGGATTCGATGCTCGGGTCGGCGCTGTCGCGTGATCCAGCGACCATGGAAGGAAGGTAGATGAAGCTAATCTGTGCCGGGATTACAGACGTCGGCTGCTCGCGCGAGCATAACGAAGATGATTTTTATCTCTCCGATGGTGATGAGGCGCTCTGCATCGTTGCCGATGGGATGGGAGGCCATCGCTCTGGAGAGGTTGCCAGCGCGATGGCAATCAAGGCGATCGTGGAATACTACCGGGAGACGATGCCCAGCCAGGTCAACGGTTACCGGGGAGAGCAGGCAGGTGAAGGCGATGGAACTCGCGACCTCGACGAGCTTCGTATTCACGAGGCGCTTAAGATGGCGAACCGCGCGGTGTTCGAGGCGGCTGAGTCTGATGAAGCTTATGAGGGGATGGGGACGACGATCGTTTCCGCCTATTTTACCGAGGACGGTGTCTATCTTGCCCACATCGGAGACTCTCGGGCGTATCTCTTTCGCGAAGGGACGCTGGAGCAAGTGACCCACGATCACTCCCTGGCCAATGAATATGTTCGGATGGGAATTCTGGCCAAAGAGGATGTGGAGTTCTTTCCCTACAAGAATGTGATCACCCGGGCATGCGGTCTGACTGATGAAGTCGAGATCGACGTGCAGTTTCATGCGATGCAGCCGGGAGATATGTTCATTTTCTGCTCGGACGGGCTTTCAGATATGGTGCCGGACCGCGCGCTGGTGCAACTTTTGGATGAGAATGAGGATCTCGAAGTTCTCTGTCAGCGCCTGGTTGATCAGGCCAATGAGAACGGCGGGTCGGACAATATCACGATTATTTTGGCGCGTGTGGTGGACGAGGCGTAGGCGCGCTGTGGCGCCCGGGGTAGGGGGCGCCTTTTCGGGGGCATCATGACCGACAATTCGGGGAGTGAGACGTGGTCGTTGCTGGGCGCGGAGGAGCGAGGTGTGCGAGCGGCGCTAGGCTGGGTTGGTCGTCTCAAAGCGCGAGACGTCCAGGCGATTGCCGAGGTTCATCATCAAGACGTTGCCGGGTGGTGGCGCTCAGGGGCCAGGCTCAGTGAGGAGCTTGCAGTTTGCTTACGTGCGGGGGCGCAGCGGCGTATTGAAGAGTTGGAGATGGGGCCGGCCGAGGCGGTTGAGCGCATGGCGCACTGGGCGGGGCAGACTGTGTTGCGTGGGGAGCCGGGATACCCTCCCGGGCTTGAAGAACTTCGGGATCCGCCGCTCTATCTTCGGGTTTCAGGGAATTGCGAGGTGCTCGCCAGGGGGGCGATTGCGGTCGTGGGCTCTCGCAGACTGCGGCCTCGCGATACGGCAGTTT of the Lujinxingia sediminis genome contains:
- a CDS encoding Stp1/IreP family PP2C-type Ser/Thr phosphatase — translated: MKLICAGITDVGCSREHNEDDFYLSDGDEALCIVADGMGGHRSGEVASAMAIKAIVEYYRETMPSQVNGYRGEQAGEGDGTRDLDELRIHEALKMANRAVFEAAESDEAYEGMGTTIVSAYFTEDGVYLAHIGDSRAYLFREGTLEQVTHDHSLANEYVRMGILAKEDVEFFPYKNVITRACGLTDEVEIDVQFHAMQPGDMFIFCSDGLSDMVPDRALVQLLDENEDLEVLCQRLVDQANENGGSDNITIILARVVDEA